A segment of the Emys orbicularis isolate rEmyOrb1 chromosome 24, rEmyOrb1.hap1, whole genome shotgun sequence genome:
CTGTTCGCGTTCCGCTGAGGAGAGCGGCTGGGGACAGCAGAAGGTCGGCTGGGGGGAATGTGGgaaactgcagcagggaaagggagcagaaaggagagagaagaaaacgCAGGCAGGTTCTGTGCAGTGGCCAGACAGAGCCCCCTGTGCTGGCCTGGATTTCAAGGCAGAGAGGGTCCCATCCTAACAcaaagcaggggctggctggggaaatgtgtTTGGGTCTGGACCTGGACCTGCCCTTGGAGGGAAAAACCCGTGAGGTTAAATGACAAGGGGCAAAAAGGGTGATGGATCCGGGACAGTTTTGCAGACCCAGAGTATCAGTTGAGGGGTTCACACCCCAACAGCCTCCCAgcccgctccccagccaaacacacacacacaatcagacCAGCCTCTTGTCCAcctggctgctcctcctccccagaagtggctggttCAGGTGAGGCCACATTGTTAGGggagctcagctcccactgaggtgGCTGAAGGatgtggccagattttccaaagtgctcagcatccattagcattaaccacaagactaaccccccccccctccctccatagtATCTTGGGTTTCCCTTACCCCTTTTgcctcacccaccactgaaatgcagacacCTCTGGGCTGGAGTGCAGCGGCGGTTTAACAAGTCCCTTTCCAATGCCTTACTACAAGCCCATCTTTCCTGGGTCCCCCTGTTCAGTCTTTCACCAGCATTACATGAACTTAGAACAAAGCCTAACCAGCGATGGTTTACAGACACaaacagggctggggtgggggtagggaagAGAATCGCTAAAGCAGCCAGACTGGGAATTAAAGCAGCTGGTGAGGCGTCAGATGCACTAGGGGGACTTTTCCATTGCTGGCCTGTGCaggcccctttccccccctgtCCTCGCACCGGTTCCCCTCCCAGCTGCTCGGACCGTTGTGAAGGGATCAGGATGTTTTGAGAGCATGACGGGAGGGCGAACCAGCCTTGCCTAGGCCAGCCAGCAGATCAGAGGGACCTtcagcctgcaggagccctggAGCAGGGGAAAGACAAAGGGTTTTATCATCTGGTTAACCCCCCCTTGCTCCCGCCCAACAGTCTCCTCTGTGCTGATTGCTCTGTGGCCCACCTGCCTACTCAGAGCTTTCTCTGCTCAGATGTTCAactggggccaggttttcaaaggccCTCCGttcccattgttctcaatggggctcagctctccattgtattggggaggaggggggtggattTGACATTGTTCTCAATGATGAGTGGATTCTCCAatgtaacggggggggggggggcagggtggtggattctccattgttctcaatgcaggggtggattctccattgtaatggggagaggggtggtggattcttcattgtTCTCAATTGGGGGGGGTAGATTCTCTGTTGTTTtcagtgggggatgggggtggattctccattgttctcaatgggggaggggtggtggattcccagtgggagctgctgggtgctttggaaaatctgggtGCCGATGTGGTTTTGTGTCTGTGATCTGAACACCCTGGGAAGATGGGCTGAGACTGAGCAAACTCATTACGCACAGGCCACCCAAGAGGTAAcagttgcgggggggggaggttggagcTGGTGATCTGAAGCCGATGGTCTCTGGGAGAAGCATTTGTTTCAAGGCCTGGAGCAAGAGCTGGCCTAGAGAGAGATAGGGCAAGGCACGCCTGGGACTCTGCCAGtcttggggtgtgggggagcccCCGTCCAGCCCAGCATTGGGCTCTGAGATGTTTGTGTATTACTGAAAAACAAAGGATGTCCAGCTGCCATGTAGCTGCCCCGAGACTTCAGCCTCCCATCTCCAGGGTGCTTGTCTTCACTTGCAAAGTAGGCCCCAACGTCAGTGCATGACCTTGCCGGGTCAGGGTAACTAACCCCGTCTGGGCTTGATTCTCACATCACCTGCTCCTTGCGCGGCCgctcacaccagtgcaaagtgggtgcgcAAAGTTTACCATTGTGCCCTGGTAGCATTTCACCACCACTTCACACTGGCATCTCTGAAGCAGGGCAAGGCGATCAGGTCCTCAGGGCAGGCTGGGATTGTTATGGTTAAAAATCCCTTGGGGACCAGCTGGGATGGTGTTAATCCAACCGGCCCTGTCTACACGGAGCGCTGGGGCTGGGCTATTTGCAAGAGTTCGGCACCTGTCTAGGAATCTACGAAAGTGACCAGATTTTCCCCAGCGTTCTGCACATTGGGGGCCCTGccttgaaaacctggccccaagCCACATTCAGTCTCCTGTTAATTACTGGGTCTATACTGCGACTGGGGGCGAGATGCCCCCggacccctggggctgggggctagcctgtGTCTCCGATGGAGGCACAACATCCACGCCGCTGTTTTCAGTGCACTAGCTCGAGTCTGTCTCTCTGGCTCGCTCCCAGCTACAGTGGAGATGCTCTTGTTGCAATTGGCCGAGGAATGATGCTAATCCCTGGCTCTTATCATCAGTCAcgctcaaagcgctttacaaagcaACTGTCGGTCTCGTGATCCCtcttgcacagatggggaaaccgaggcacggtggtgaagtgacgtgcccaaggtcacccaccaggccagtggcagggctgggaatagaagcAGGTGTCCCTATTCCTAGCACAATGCTCTATCCACCACACCACACTGATGTCCAGACTCAGGTGCAGTCTATGGGGCAGATTAGCTTCAGCACCTCCCCAAACCTGTCTGGTTTTCAATGTCCCCATTCACTCACCCTGGCTTTACCCCACTGACTTTCACTGGAGTTGCTCATGAGGTGCAGTGACTAGTGAATCGGGCTGTCCAACACGAGCTCTCTGTTGTTTGGAGCGATTTCCGTCAATAATTGATGGGGACGGCAGAGGGAAATTTCTGAACGGTATTAAAGAATCTCCAGCGGGATTCGGGGCTGCTGGGTAATGCAATACACCAGAGGGGTGATTAACCGCAGCTCCTGGGGGGTGCTGTTGTTTTTCACGCTGTCCCCGGGGTTAGGAAGTGGCTGATCAAAAGTGTCTTTCGCTGCCGCCGCCGTTAAAACAGCCACAAACGCCTGTGTGAAAATGGCAGCTGCTCACTCAGCAGATCTGCAGCTTGTGTGTCTGTCGGAGACGGAGTCAGGTCTGCTGACTTGTGTGTCTGTCGGAGTCAGGTCTGCTGACTTGAATGCAGCAGTGGTGGCTTCACTCCCATTAGCCCTCCAGGAGGTGCTATGAACAAAATAGATGAAAGCTACgtgaggcagtgtggtctggCAGAgtgggcatcaggactcctgggttcgaatctcagctctgctactgacctgctgggatggggaagtcacttcccctcccaccctttgtctattatGTGCTGAGCTCCTccaggcagggcctgtctctcactgcgtgtctgtgcagcgcctggcactatggggccctgatctcagctggggtgcCTGGGCGTACTGTAATCCCAGCAATATTCTGTCCCGGAGGTCACTAGCAACAGCATCAACTGGCTTCTGACTGTGGAAGCTTTGGGTCCAATTCTCTGCGGCCTTGGGCAATCATTCACATTAGTGCTGAGCCGGTATACGATGCTACGAGATCCGGGTGCCTTTGCATTCACTGGGCACTGGTGTGAATGACTGCGCGAGGCCCAGAGGAATTACGTCCCTTTGTTCTCAGTGTTGCTATAAGTCCGAAGAATTGAGTAGGACTTTTATGTCCCCGGTGGCATTCGGCGCTGCTAGTTACAAAGAATCCTTCCCTTTACTTGTAAATTCGTACCGTTTCCCTGTGCGAAGGGCAGAATGCATAGACTGAGTCTAAAATAACCTTCAGGAAAACAGGGGCAGGAAAGGACAAATGAAAAGTCTCCATTGGCGAGAGCACGGGGTGTGTGTCTCATTGGTCTGCACTGTGCACTGAGCCCCACACGGCTGCTGAGCTGGCGGCCCCACAGTTTCCCAGCTACCTCCGCCCCATGTCAACAGAGCAAAGCAGGTCAAGGATGGCGCACGTGTGGGGTTCCCAGTGCTCTACCCCAGCCCCCGGCTTTGATCATTCCGGTGCTGGGTTCATCCCACGGCAGAATCGGAGCCGAGGTTCTCCCCAGGCAGCGCCCACCCCTGAGTGttgcagggcgcgggggggagttTCAATTTCCCAAGCGTTTATTGGCGGCTGAAGGTGCCGATTTGAAAGCCCTGCAGACTGAAGCCTTTTATTCATCCTCCAGCCCCTGACTTCTCCATAGGCAGAGAGGGGAGCTGCCTCTCTGTGGCCGTCTCAATCCTCAGCTTGTCTGCTAAGCCTGCCGAGAGCCCGGCTGACTAGTGCTGGCGAATTTAGTGTCCTCCTGCTACTGGACTGAGAGCCCCCAAACTCGGTCCTTTCACCTTGGACGGCGACGCCACTGGCTTTCTGTCATTGCTGAACCGAGTCAGCTCCAAGCCGGGGaccccaaggcaaaagggggcggcagccagccagcccccgccccctcaaaGACTGTGATCTTCCAGCCAACCCTGCTACAGATGCTGTGCCGGTGGCAGCAAACTGGCCATATGGCTGCACTGTGGCATCTTATCAAAATAGAAAGTGCTGAGCTATTATTGGGAAGTCCACCCCAGGCAGCAAGGCaggccccagcattgcatcctgcacGTTCCCTGGCCCaggctgctctggggcaggggcctggggcttTCTCAGTGGGGacgatgccacaaggactcttcaaGGGCAAACAGACGGCGCGGTTCTTGGGCAGTGCCACCCCTCAGCAAGGGGGCTGTAGTGGTTAGAgagaggggactgggagtcaaggctcctgggctctatccccagctctgggtgtgGAGTGGGGGCTAGTAGgttaaagcagggggctggaagtcaggactgctgggctggccctttgcacaggggtgaatttcatccaataGGCGGAAAAAACGGACCCTTTGCTAGCGATGAGAAGGACATTTAgaagaatgccccccccccccattcccagctcctctgGATGtacagaccccccccacacacacacctttttatttttaaatagctaaaaCAGCAGCTGCTGGGCAGACGTGACCCACGGTGCCaccgcagagctgcctggcagtGCAGGGCTGCTTGGAAACCCAGAGCGCCAGATGCTGCGAGTAATTTCCCCACCTGGCCTCTGGATCCATTGCCCGTTGCTGGGGAGGGGTCAGAAACCCAGCTGGAGTGGAGAAAAAGAAAACCCACAGAGGGTGGGGAGAAGTGGTTACCCCCTGCGGGTCGTGAGCCATCTCTCCTCTAGGCCCAGCACTGGCCCAGCCAGGATCCATTCCGGGGTGGGCACAGACCTCCAGCCCAGGGGTTTTCAGTGTCAAAGGGGAGATGGGAGTTAGCAGAGGCgcgtggggaaggaagagaattGGAACTGGACTCCTGTGGGGTGGACTCAGGGACCGATGGGCGCACGGCAGGAGTACCAGACGTTGAGAGGACAGGTGGTTTAGCTGCGAGGAGAttgcccagatttttaaaggtgtttaggcaccttaATCCCTTCTAAAATGTGGGCCTTAATCtttctgggcttcagtttccttTCTGTGAAATGGGGTTAATGAGCCTTCCTTTGTCTAGACggtgagctctttgaggcagggactggctctcactgtgtctgggccacgcctggcacaagggggccctgatctcagctggggcagggactggctctcactgtgtctgggccacgcctggcacaagggggccctgatctcagctggggcagggactggctctcactgtGTCTGGGCCatgcctggcacaagggggccctgatctcagctggggcaggaacGGGTTCTCTCTGTGTCTGGGCCatgcctggcacaagggggccctgatctcagctggggcagggacgggctctcTGTGTCTGGGCTGCGCccggcacaagggggccctgatctcagctggggcagggacgggctctcAGTGTCTGGGCCACGCCTGGcagagtggggccctgatctcagctgggtccCCTAAGTGTTAACGAAAGAACAACATGCAGAAGTCTGATTTTGCCACCCCCTACTCACATGGCTAATTCTCACTCAAGTGAGTAACTCTATCCACTTCCATGGGACTATGCCTCTGggtcaggattgggccccaggggATGTGTGCTCAGGCGTCTGGACCACTTCCAGCCCACACCCACCAGTTACCCATTCCGAGACCTGGGATGGGGAAGTGAAACCTCCGTGGGGTTCCCCCCTCCATGCACACACTGTAGCCGGCCCTCAGGAAATCCTGGGTCTctcagccttccccagcccccattctgctgctctcctgcccctctgcaccagcgCTGACGGCcgtgcccctcccttccccttctgaGCCTGCTCCGGAGCTGTAGGCTTGCTCTGTGGAGCAAGAGGGTAGCGTCCAACCGGACCCACACTCCGATATCCTGCCAGCTGGGGGTCCTGCGAGCTCCTGGCTGCCTGACCCAtgtgggggaggttggatggcAGCAGATGGAGGTTtcccggaggaggaggagaccccTGATATGCTGcatccagggggtgggggagattttGGAGTGCTGGCTCCCCACCAAGCAGCACgtaccccagcccccacccattGCAAAGCAGGAGTCACCCCACGGGAGTCAGTCCCTCCGGCATGAAACCCAGGGAATCCCGGCCCCATCCCACGCCCAGCCAGCGTCTCCCCGAGCCCAGGGCTCCCTTCTGCGGCGTTGGGGGCACGTGACAGCAGCGGGGGAGGTTCCGGCTGATCGCCATTCCTCACCACCTCCGCTTGGCTGGAGAACACCCAAGGAGGCTGATTAGCATGCAGGGCCAGGCCGACCCTCTGCCAGCTTCCCTGGTGCACCCGGGGAGCCGCACTGCCCGGAGTCCCCTTCACTCCCAGGCCTGGGCTTCCATGGCCCATCAGCAGCGTGGGCCCAGGCGGCGGGATGAGGAGAGGGCCCCATGCTGACAGTCAGGGGTTTATTCTCCTCCCACTGCAGTGTGGGGCGGCAGAACCGATTCCTCCAGCACATTCCCCGCACAGGCGACCTGTGAGGAGGCAGCGCCGGTTCCAGGATCGCCAAACCCCGGCCAGCCGACCTGGTCATTCTCCCTCAGTCTCAAGCTCCAAGACTAGCACAGTCTGGGTTGCCCTGTGCAACTGCCGCTTGCCAGCTGccgcgctccaccccagaggtggctgcagttcaGCGGTGGGTGAGGTGATGCCATTGGCGTGCCAGGGGCCAGGGAAATCCAAGCGATTCGTGCGAGAGGGAggctggccagccagccagccttagGGTTGGGGGCGCTGGGCCAGGTTCAAGTCCTGGGTCTGCCACTGATCCTTATGGAGCCATGGCCCAGTCACTGACTCTTTGCACCTTATcccctcatctgtgaaatgggtacAGTGGCCCTGCCTTTGCCTCTCTTGTCTATTTCGAGTGTAGGCTCCTTGTGCCGCAGACAGTCTCTCCCCacatctgtgcagcacctggcaccatggggccctgatcccagctggggctgcGGGCGCGAACGTTACAGTCGTGCCCTCAGCTGCTGCAGCTTGAGGATTGACGACTGGCCTGTCTCCGTAGCCCCGTCCCCAGCCCTTTCTTCAGAGCCTGCCTTTGAGCCCGGAGTGTAaggtgactagatgtcctgattttatagggacagtcccgatatttggggctttgtcttacataggcgcctattaccccccacctccctgtcctgatttttcccacttgctgtctggtcaccctaccggagCGTAACCCCTGCGTCCCTGTCTGTCTCGCTCTCACCACCCCTCGGGGCCGCCCCTCCCGCTTGGCCTGCGTGGGTTTGATGAGCAGATCTGGGGAGCCCGGCGTCTCCCTTTGGAATGGGAGCTGGGATGAGCACCGGCTTCGCCGCTGGGCCCCCTCAGGGGCTCTGaaccgctgctgctgccgccagtgAAAAGCCGGGGCTGCATCTGTGCCTGGGCGTGTGGGACGATGAGAAGTCATGTGGTCTCGTGGGCACAGCACCCGAGCATCTCCTCCCAGCTGTACCAGTGActcctgctgtgtgaccctgggcaaggcAGGTGCAAgctccgggcctcagtttccccatctctgcaaTGGGGATCATAGTGCTTAACAGCCCCTCGGCAAGGCTGGGGGAAGAATAGAAGCTAAGGGCTAAGTGTGGGGAGATTTAACAGCAATGGAAACCTCTGGGTCCAAATGGGAGTTGCTGGTACGAAGGAGACAGGGGCCCTGTGAATGCCCCCGCCAGGGGTGGAGCTAGGGAGCTAGATGCGGGGTTACATCTCTTACGGCACAGCCCAGGAATGGGGGTTTATTCCACCTTTGCATCTCCTGCACTTGGGGGCTGCACTTGTTGGCCGCTGTCGGGGGAGGCTACCAGTTCTGATGGCCCTATGGCGCGATGGGGTAAGGCAGGCaccgggctggggggctggtctTGTTTCTTATAGACATTGGCTGGTCTGGGAATTGACCATGAAACGGGGATGCggatccttcctttctcccacccagtCTTTGCCGTTTGGACTGTGAGCATTTGGGGGGCCTGTCTGTCACTTGGAGCCTGTGCAGCCCCCCGTAGGGAGCCCCTGATCACAGTTTGTGCTTCTGGATGCTGTTGAAATAGAACTAACAGGAGAAGACCAGACGGAGCTGGggttgggaggggaaaagacaaagaCTAGGATCTTGCATTCACGTAGGAGAGGAGTAATTAGGGGTCTGGTGGGTGACACCACAGACTAGATGGAGCAAACCATATGGCAGGGCAGTGGGACCCAGGGCTGGTGCGAGGATCCGGGGCCGGGGGACCCAGGGCTGGTGCGAGGATCCGGGGTGGGAGGATCCGGGGcggggggacccagggctggtGCGAGGATCCGAGGAGATGGGGAGGTGGAGTGCAGGGACTGATGGTTGGAACCGGTATGACAGATGAGCTGTCTGCCGCACTGGGTGGTCAAACCCTACAGCCAGTCTGGCCCCTCCCGCCCTGCTCTGCCCGTTCCATTCCTGCCCCTCGTCGTTCCTACCCTGTGacgtgtctctttctctctcccttttgtcTCATCCCCTTCCAGGTGCGTCAGCATCCCCCGTTCAAAATGCCCGAGCAAAGCAATGACTACCGGGTGGTGGTCTTTGGAGCCGGCGGTGTGGGCAAGAGCTCCCTGGTTCTGCGCTTTGTGAAGGGGACGTTCCGGGATACGTACATCCCCACCATTGAGGACACCTACCGGCAGGTCATCAGCTGCGACAAGAGCGTCTGCACCCTGCAGATCACCGACACCACGGGTAGCCACCAGTTCCCGGCCATGCAGCGCCTCTCCATCTCCAAAGGCCATGCCTTCATCCTAGTCTTCTCCGTCACCAGCAAGCAGTCCCTGGAGGAGCTGAAGCCCATCTACCAGCAGATCCTGCAGATCAAGGGCAGCGTGGACAGCATCCCCATCATGCTGGTGGGCAACAAGTGTGACGAGACCCAGCGGGAGGTGGAGACCAAGGAAGGGGAGGCCGTGGCCAAGGAGTGGAAGTGCGCCTTCATGGAGACCTCGGCTAAGATGAACTACAATGTCAAGGAGCTCTTCCAGGAGCTGCTCAACctggagaagaggaggaacaTGAGCCTCAACATCGACGGCAAGCGGTCCAACAAGCAGAAGAGGACAGACAAAATCAAGGGGAAATGCAGCCTTATGTAAAGCACCGGACTGTCCCTCGTCTCTTCTCCGCCCTACAAGTTAAACATCGGCGTTGCCCTCCcgtctcccccactcctccctctcgCTGCATCTTATCACTGTGACTGCTCTGGGGAGCCAGCGGTGCACGCTCACCCGGGACCGTTTCCCTTTCCGATTCCACGCTCGGTACGTTCCCCTCCCCTGGCGACGAGGGCCATGGTCTCGCTCTCTGGAAGGGGGATATGCAAtactgggagctggggctggatcgCACACGTGCATTTCGGTTTCGTTCGTTTGCAGCGAGATGGGGGACGCGTGGGGGAAGCTGAGGAAACGCCGCAGGAAGAAGACTCTCAATCAACgttttctctcttctcttccccactcTCTGGCTTTTGACTCCGTCTGTGGGTGCAGCCCGCGGGGAGACCTGTCTGAGCCTTGGCATGGACACTCAGCCCTTCATAGATACACTCACGTATTCCGGCACGAACTGAACAGAGAATGCTGCTAACACTGACAACTTTTAGCTGGGGCATAGTGGGGGGTGTTTTTTAATGCACGGGGGTCAGTCCTCATTTGGTTCTCTAACGCCGCCAAGACCCCAAATCTACAAGCgagggggcagaggctgctcGCAAGACCCTTCCTTACCAGTCAAAGGAACACACACAATTCCCAAAGGGGTGATCTGATGTACGTCGCTTACCCAGAGACTTTGAAGGACTGGCAACGCGCTTCGTCCATCCAGGCTGGAACACAATCCCAAGGTCACCGcggccctgctgggagtggggccgCTCTCAGGTTGTTTGCCCAAGTTCCAAGAGACGCTGGTTAATCACAAGGACCTGGAAGCCGACAAGGACACCTGGGGCGGGTACAATACCCCATCGGGCAGTGGCACTCAAAGGAGGGGTCTCTACGTTGTCGAAGGCCCTGGCTATTTGAACAGTGGGAgatactgaaaaacaaaatgcatgtgATCGGCACAAGGAGGATTTTAGCTGGCCATGGCCAAGTTAAAGAGAACGGGACACTAGCCTAGGAGGAGCTGGCCAGGAATGGTCAAGCAGCGAGAAGAGACAGAACCCAGCTGGAAGGGAGTTATTTACGCCGAGGCAGCTGTGAGGTGGTGTCCAGAGAGAAGTGATCCCTTTCTCACCCCCAgcatttgcctttttcttttgttgttgccAAAATGCCAAGTGGCACCAGCGCAGCGTGAGAGGTCGGTAGTGCGGAAGTGACACAAAGAATAGCACATATCTAGCCAGCAGTGGGGGCGAAAGGGCTAGAGGTGAAGGAGGAGGGGTGAGCGCCAGCACCTTGATGGTGTTTTGGACGCAATGTGGAGCCGGTGGGATTTTCAGGGCGTTGAGGGATGAGGGGCAAACTGATGGGccggcctgggctgggctgggccaggccaggctaTGCCAGGCTGGACTGGGCTAGGCTGGGCCGGGGCATGCATGGCAGTGCTAGGTTTGGTAAGAATCTCAGCCTGAGGTGGAAAGTGTGAC
Coding sequences within it:
- the DIRAS1 gene encoding GTP-binding protein Di-Ras1: MPEQSNDYRVVVFGAGGVGKSSLVLRFVKGTFRDTYIPTIEDTYRQVISCDKSVCTLQITDTTGSHQFPAMQRLSISKGHAFILVFSVTSKQSLEELKPIYQQILQIKGSVDSIPIMLVGNKCDETQREVETKEGEAVAKEWKCAFMETSAKMNYNVKELFQELLNLEKRRNMSLNIDGKRSNKQKRTDKIKGKCSLM